TCAATAACTATAACTTTATCAATATTTTCTATACCTATTACATCATCTAAAAAATGAGGACTTGGAACTGAACCATAAATTTTATGTTGTAAATATTGAAACAAAAGATCACTTATTAAACTAGATTTTCCAGAACCACTAACCCCGGTTACTACTATAAATTTTCCAAGATGAACTTTTACATTAATATTTTTTAAATTGTTTAATTTTGCTCCAAGAACTTCTAAAAACTTTCCATTTCCTTCTCTTCGTCTTTGTGGAATACTTATGATTCTTTTACCTGATAAAAATTCACCAGTTATAGAATTACTAGCTAAAATTAAATCTGGTATTTTTCCTGTTGCAATTATTTCACCACCATGCAAACCAGCTTTTGGTCCTATATCAATCAAGTAGTCACCTGTACGAATTGTTTCTTCATCATGTTCTACTACAAGCAAAGTATTTCCAAGATCTCTGAGTTTTTTTAAAGTGTTTAATAACCTTGTGTTGTCTCTTTGATGAAGACCAATTGAAGGTTCATCTAAAACATATAAAACTCCCGAAAGCCCGGAACCAATTTGTGTAGCTAATCTAATTCTTTGAGCTTCGCCTCCTGATAAGGTATTTGCTGATCTATCTAAAGAAAGATAATCTAAGCCAACATCAATTAAAAACTTAAGCCTTGATTTAATCTCAATTAAAAGTTGATGTGAAATTCTTTTTTCTATTTCTGAAAGTAAATCCGATAAACCAAGAAAACATTCCATTGCTTTTTTTATTGAATAAGAACAAAGCTCTGAGATTGAAACATTGGCAACAGTTACAGCAAGCATTTGTGGTTTTAATCTTTTTCCATCACAATCTTTGCAAGGGGTTTTTGTCATGTAACTTTCTAAGTCTTCTTTATATTTTTCAGATTCAGTTTCTTCGTATCGTCTTTTAAGCTGGTTTAAAACTCCTTCAAAATGTCCTTTATAAGTCCAGACTTCATCTCCATTCCATGAGTCAACTGTAAACTTTATTTCTTCATCTTTTGTCCCATATAAAATAACATCTTGTACTTTTTTAGGAAGCTCTTTCCAAGGAATATTCAAGCTAAACTTATAGTGTTTTGCTAATGATTCAAAAAGCTGTTCATAGTACACATTATTTGTTTTAGCCCATGGCAAAATCACACCACAAGACAATGATTTTGTAGGATCCGGGACTACAAGATGAGGATCAAACTCAGCATGATATCCTAAGCCATGACATGAAGTACATGCTCCATAAGGACTATTAAAACTAAATGCTCTTGGTGATAATTCAGGAATTGATCCATGTCCAAATGGACACGCTAATTTTTCACTAAATACAAAATCTTTTCTTTTATCTTGCTCTTCAATTATTACAATCCCATCTCCTCGTTTTAGTGCAAGAGATAGACTATCTGTAATTCTAGATCTAGATTGTTTTTTTACAACAATCCTATCAATTACAAGTTCTATACTATGTTTTAAATTTTTTTCAAGATTTATTTCTTCTTCTAATAAATATGTTTTCCCATCAATTCTTACTCTAGTAAAACCTTCACTTGCTAAAGCACGAAGTAATGCTTGATATTCACCTTTCTTGCCTTGGATTAAAGGGGCTAGCACATGAACTTTTGAATCTTCATCTTGTGATAAAACCTGATCAACAATTTGATCAATAGTTTGTGATTGGATTTTTTCATTACATACATGGCAATGAGGTATACCAATTCTTGCATATAAAAGTCTAAGGTAGTCATAAATCTCAGTAACAGTAGCAACAGTTGATCTAGGATTATGGCTTGTGGATTTTTGATCAATTGAAATAGCAGGGCTTAAGCCTTCTATTGATTCAACATCTGGTTTATCTAATTGTCCTAAGAATTGTCTTGCATAAGATGAAAGACTTTCTACATACCTTCTTTGCCCTTCTGCAAAAATAGTATCAAAGGCAAGTGAGCTTTTCCCAGAACCACTAACCCCTGTTATAACAACTAACTTATTTTTTGGAATGTCAATATCTATGTTTTTTAAATTATGTTCCTTTGCACCTCTTACTTTTATATAAGAAGCATTTGTGTCAAACGTTGCTTTCGTTTTTTCTATTAATTTCTCTGTAGACATTTTTTTGTAGGGGCATAGCACGCTATGCTCCTACTATCATATAATTAATTTGACTTTATGAAATTAAAATTAAATCTAGCTTTAGTTGCTCTTTTGCTTTTAGTCTTTTTAGTCCCAATTCAATTTTTATTTAATCCACAAGAAACAATACCAGACGAAAAACCTATTGCTAAAGAAAAACTCTTAA
This genomic stretch from Candidatus Melainabacteria bacterium harbors:
- the uvrA gene encoding excinuclease ABC subunit UvrA; the protein is MSTEKLIEKTKATFDTNASYIKVRGAKEHNLKNIDIDIPKNKLVVITGVSGSGKSSLAFDTIFAEGQRRYVESLSSYARQFLGQLDKPDVESIEGLSPAISIDQKSTSHNPRSTVATVTEIYDYLRLLYARIGIPHCHVCNEKIQSQTIDQIVDQVLSQDEDSKVHVLAPLIQGKKGEYQALLRALASEGFTRVRIDGKTYLLEEEINLEKNLKHSIELVIDRIVVKKQSRSRITDSLSLALKRGDGIVIIEEQDKRKDFVFSEKLACPFGHGSIPELSPRAFSFNSPYGACTSCHGLGYHAEFDPHLVVPDPTKSLSCGVILPWAKTNNVYYEQLFESLAKHYKFSLNIPWKELPKKVQDVILYGTKDEEIKFTVDSWNGDEVWTYKGHFEGVLNQLKRRYEETESEKYKEDLESYMTKTPCKDCDGKRLKPQMLAVTVANVSISELCSYSIKKAMECFLGLSDLLSEIEKRISHQLLIEIKSRLKFLIDVGLDYLSLDRSANTLSGGEAQRIRLATQIGSGLSGVLYVLDEPSIGLHQRDNTRLLNTLKKLRDLGNTLLVVEHDEETIRTGDYLIDIGPKAGLHGGEIIATGKIPDLILASNSITGEFLSGKRIISIPQRRREGNGKFLEVLGAKLNNLKNINVKVHLGKFIVVTGVSGSGKSSLISDLLFQYLQHKIYGSVPSPHFLDDVIGIENIDKVIVIDQSPIGRTPRSNPATYIGLFDVIRDVFSMTNEAKARGYQKGRFSFNVKGGRCEACHGEGLNEIEMSFLPSVFVTCEVCKGARYNLETLEVKFKGASISHVLDMTVDEALSFFDAIPKAKTKLQTLFDVGLGYIKLGQPATTLSGGEAQRVKLAEQLSRRSTGKTIYLLDEPTVGLHWHDVDHLLLILNRLVDTGNTVVVIEHNFDVIKQADWIIDLGPEGGDRGGEIVCEGTPKDITRCEKSYTGQYLKKALKL